From the genome of Alcanivorax sp.:
AACCCCATCGCGCCGCAGATCGACTGGCTCAAGGAAAGCCAGGACGGGGTGGAAGGCAAACTGTGGCTGGGACAGCAGTATCAGGGCCCGCCTGGGCGGGTGCATGGTGGTGTGGTGTCCTGGATTCTGGATGCGGTGCTGTCCCGGGCCATGCATGCCTCGTTCCGTCTTGGCGTCACCGGCACCCTGAATATCCGCTACATGGCGGGCTCTCCCATTGAAGAGACCCTCCACTGTCGCGCTCATATTGTGCGTCAGGAAGGCCGCAAGATCTTTATTGAGGGTGGCATCTGGCACGGTGAAACCCAGACCGTTCACGCGGAAGGGGTGTGGCTGACTCCCAAGAGCCTGGGCTGACCATGAGCGATTCCCGATACCATTTTCGTGATATTCGCGTGGCCGAAACCCCGGAGCCGGGTGAGCGCGCGGTCCTGCATCGCCAGCTGGGCAGGGCGCTGGCAGCACTGAATGAACAGGTACTGCGGCTGGATGCGTCGGAAGAATCCCTGCGCGGTTATATCGAACAGGTCCAGAGCCTGAGCGGGGCCTTGGCCGAGCACGGTCAGCGTGATTATGCCACCACGCTGCGACGGCTTCTGGATGGTGAGGGCTCGGTGGATGATGTCACTGACCTGGTGGATTTTGAAATCCTCACCGGCAAGGCCTCGCCGATATCCCCGCCACTGGAACTGTGGCTGGAGGAAGACCGGGTGCGCGGCAAGGCCACCTTTGGCCCGGCGTTTCAGGGGCCACCTGGGCGTTTGCATGGCGGTGTGATTGGCCTGGCGCTGGATATTGTGCTGGCCAAGACACAGGACTTTGTCGAGCAGATCGGTGTCACCGGTACCCTGAAGATTCGCTATCTGGCGGGCACACCGCTGGGGAAACCGGTAGAGTTTGAAGCTCGACCAGTGCGTATTGAGGGTCGCAAGCTGATCTGTGAGGGATCGGTGTGGGTGGATGGTCAGCAGACCGTGGCCGCGGAAGGGATCTGGATTTCCAGCCGCGGTGACTATCGTCTCAAGCCTGAATACGCTGACCTGGAAGCTGCTATCCGCGTATAAGGAGTCATCATGAGGGAGCTGACCTACAAGCTGTGTTTTTATGTGCCGGAAACCCATGTAGAGCAGGTCAAGCGGGCGGTGTTTGACGCCGGAGCCGGACATATCGGCAACTACGACTGTTGTGCCTTTCAGGTCCGCGGTGAAGGCCAGTTTCGCCCGCTTGATGACAGTCTGCCGTTCCTTGGAGAGCAGGGAGAGGTCGAAGTCGTGGCCGAGTACCGGGTGGAAACTATCGTCACCGAGTCCCTCCTGCACGCCGCCATCAGTGCCCTGCGCCTGGCGCACCCCTACGAAGAACCTGCCATCGATCTGTTCCGGCTGGAGCCGTTGCCTGCATAGCTACCGGTTATATAAGGTGCGCTACGAAGCCGCTGTAGGAGCCTGCCTGCAGGCGATCCGAGCCTAAGCGAGGTAAGGATTCCAGAAGCGAGTTTCGAAGGGCAAAACCAGAAGCATGGAAAGCGGTTTGGGGTTTGATCTTCGAGATGGGTTTCTGGAATCCTTACCTCGCTTAGGCTCGGATCGCTCAGGCGAGCTGAGCTCCTACGGTGGGGTATAGCGAGGGTTTTACCGATGCAAAAAGGCCCGCCCGGGTACCGGGCGGGCCTTTTTGCATCAGGCATCAGGCATCAGGCATCAGGCATCAGGCATCAGGCATCAGGCATCAGGCATCAGGCATCAGGCATCAGGCATCAGGCATCAGGCATCCACCCGCTGTCCATCAATCTTCGCTGGGGCGTCGTTGCAAGGGGGCGATATCCTGGCAGCGTACCGGGAAGGTGCCGTTCTGCAGATCATCGATATAAAAACGCAGAGTCCGGCCGATGGTGGGAAAGGCCAGCTCATCCCAGGGGATCTCGTCCAGGCTGAACAGGCCTGCATCGCAGCTTTCCTCGCCGACACCGTATTTGCCGTCTTCGATCCGGCCAAGGAAGAACACGTACACCTGGTTGATGTGCGGCAGATTAAAAACCGTGTACAGATCGCCAATGGCTACGGTGGCACAGGCCTCTTCCCAGGTCTCCCGGGCTGCACCCTCCTGCAGGGTCTCTCCGTTCTCCATGTAGCCAGCGGGAAGGGTCCAATACCCCTTGCGAGGTTCGATGTCGCGCTTGCAAAGCAGTACCTTGCCATCCCACACAGGCACCGCCCCGACCACGATTTTGGGGTTTTGGTAGTGTATTGTCTGACAATTTTTGCACCAATATCGTGGCCGGTTGTCACCCTCCGGAATGGTGAATTGAAGGTCTGAATGGCCACAATGGCTGCAAAAACGCATGAAATCTCACTTATCTTGCCGGCTGTGCAGGGGCTGATTCTACAGGAGTTTCCCCGGATACCCTATCCGGGGTATGGGCAATCTGCCTGCCTCGGTGTATAAAAAATTATGGCTATTCCGTGAGCAATGTCTCAATTTTGCAATTGTTAAAAATAGCCATAAGGATTAATGCGAGCCCGTTGGGGTTAGTCCTAGACTAGTCGTCCGGGCTGAGTAGCCAGTCATCTGACCGCACGGTCAGGTTAACAAAGGGAAGGAAATTCCTGATCGCAATTCATTGCAGACGGGAAAGGGGACTCGGAAATGGATGTTTCGATGGCGCAGGGAACGCGTGACGAAAGTAAAACCTATCTTGTTGTTTCTCATTGCAACAATCTGGCGATTCGCCTGCTGGCGAAATCGATAGAGAACCAGCGTGGCGTGGCCTGTACGGCGATTACCCGTGATGATTTGTTCTGCGACCAGATTCAGGACGATCTCGTACTGATCAATGTGCTGGACTTCTCATCTGCAGAGATCGAGCGGTTACTGGGACGCGTCCAGGAAAAGATGCCCATGTGTCGGGTAATACTGGTGAACGCAGATCGGAAGGATAATATATTTTTCCTTTTGAACTGGCCGGTTGTTAAAGGTGTTATCTATCAGCAGGATAATGACACTCTGATCTCCAAGGCCATTGATGTGGTGTGCAAGGGGCGTAGCTGGTTCCCTCGTAACTACATGGATTACCTGGTTCGCCACCGCAAAACGCCTACCCGATGCGGACATGTGTTCGAAAGCCTGACCAGCCGTGAGCGTCAGATGCTGGATCACGTGGTGCGTGGCATGAGCAACAACGAAATCGCCGATGCGCTGTGTTTGAGTACTCACACAGTGAAAGCTCATTTGCAAAGTCTCTATCGCAAGGTGGGCGTGAAGAACCGCGTTGGTGTGATGCGCTGGGTACATGAAAACCATCTGGAAGAAGAAGATCGCTGATGAAACTTCAGCGACACTTCCTTCTGGTGGTGTGGCTTGGGTTGACGCTCTCTGCGAATTCGGTAGTCGCTTCAGGCCTTGAGTCAGAGTTGGGCGTTGTGGTCGACAAGACGATTACGCCGATTGGCAAGCGTTTTCATCAACAGTTCGCCTATCAGAGACATTATCTTTACCCGGACACTCCCTTCACGGTCAGCATTCATGAACAGCCTTCTGCACGAAGCGGGAGCATCATCACCATTGAAGGAGCGGACACCCAGTTGGCCCGCTTTATTTTGTCTTTTGCATCCAACTGGGAAGATGCCCGTGTTCAGGCATTGGTGCAGTCAGTTGAGAATCAGGTCAGGCGTCTCAAGCTGCTGAATACCCTCGTTGATAATCCAGACCTGGCCAAGGACGGCTACTAATGAAACGTATTTTTGCCAGCGCCATGCTGGCGTTATCCCTGCCTGCTGCCGCAGTGGCCAGTGAGCTTGTCTACCAGCCGGTGAATCCCAATTTCGGTGGTAACCCACTGAACGGGTCTCACTTGCTGGGCAGTGCGCAGGCACAGAATGACTTCAAGGACCCCAATGCGTCTTCTTCAAGTTTTGAGCGGCCATCAGAGTTGGATCGGCTGACGTCATCGCTTCAGTCCCGATTGCTGAGTCAGTTGCTTGCCGATGTGGGTGACGGAAATGAGGGCAGCATTGTGACTGACGACTTTGCTATCAATATTCTGGATGACCAGGGAGTGTTGTCCATTCTCATTGAGGACATCAATACCGGGGAAGTGACCCAAATTGAAGTGGATGGCCTGGTGCCGGACACTTTTTAGAATCAGGGAAGATTATGGCTACGTTAAAAATAAAAGGCGCGTTAGTGCTTGCCTGCGCGCTTTCATTATCTGCTTGTGTGACTCCTCCTCTGGACCCTGAAGCGCCCGCACTGGTTGAAAAATCTCAAGTTGCCCAGGACCTGGAAAAACTGCCGGCGCCCAAGGGCCGGATCATGGCTTCCGTTTACAGCTTTCGCGATTTGACAGGGCAGTATCGTCCTGCGCCAGCATCATCCTTTTCCACAGCGGTGACACAAGGTGCTGCGGCATTTCTGATTGATGCGTTGAATCGCTCGGGGTGGTTTCTGACGCTGGAGCGTGAGGGACTGCAGGATCTACTCACTGAACGAAAAATTGCTCGTGCAGTTGTTGAGAAAAAGCAAAAACAGGGCGCAGCGATAGCCGACGTCCCGGATCTGTTCTCCTCGGATATTCTCTTTCAGGGCGGGATTGTTGCCTACGAGACCAATATCAAGACAGGAGGGCTGGGCGCGCGTTATCTGGGTGTGGGCGCGTCCGAGCAGTATCGCACCGACCAGGTGACGGTGAACCTGAGAGCCGTGGATGTCCGTACCGGCAGAATCATCAATACGGTTTCTACCCAGAAAACGATCTATAGCAAGGAGCTCCAGGTCGGTGTCTATAAGTACATCGATTTCAAGGAGCTGCTGGAGAGTGAGGCCGGAGTGACCACCAATGAGCCGGTTCAGCAATGCGTCAAGCTGGCGGTTGAGGCAGCAGTTGCGCATCTTATCGTCAAGGGTGTGCTGGACGGAAACTGGCAGCTCAAGAACCCGGATGATATGCGTAGTGACATTATTGAGCAGTACGCTGTGTCATTCCGACAGCAGTAACAAGTTTGCGCTTGGCGGCTGTGCCTGCCGGGCGCAGCACCAATGCATCATGCTTTCCCGGTGACCCCGGCGATGCATGGTGGTGCGCCGCAGGGCGGGCACTCCTGACAGTCATAAGCGAGATGCAAAGACGCTCTGAGGCCTATTGTGGCGGAAATACTTTTGATATCTCGGCAATAATCTGATTGTCGCTGTCACGAATCATCCCGGTCACTTCCACGTTGTCTTGTGGCGAGGTATTAACCTTGATGTTTCCCAGTGTCTGGGTTGTAGCGTCCATCACGCCCTTACCTGATTGACTGGTACGACTGCTCCCGGCAGGACCTTTCTTGTTGACGCTGATTTCATAGCGGAAAGCTTTTCCTTGGGTCGGGCATTGCAGTGCTAGCTGATACCGTGACAAAGCGTGCTCCGCGGTGTGAATGACGTCAAGCTGACAGTGATCTGTTGCAGCTTCTGTGGGCATGGGCGAGACTCCTGCAATGAATACGATGGCCAGAAACAAGGACCGTGTTCCGGAGCGCTGTTGCTGAGATCGCTTAAAACTGATGTACCGATGCATTGTTATCAACCCCGAATTGCAATATGCGCCCCTCATTTGCCCCTGATGATTGGATGATCCAGGCATTATTGCCTGGCAGGGAAGGGGCGGTGGATCGTTGTTCAATAATTGCGGTCTGATCGTCGCCGGTCTGGCGGATTTTTCCCCAGTTGTCAGGTCCATCCTGCTCAAGGGTGGCGCTCAGTTCGTCACCACCGTTTTGTTCGATGAATGCCGTATTGCCTGCGCCCTCACTGTTGCGCTGCTGAATGTGGGCCTGGCTGTTGTTGGCATGCTGCTGGCTGATGTTTCCAAGCGAGTGATCACTTTCCTGTTGGGAAACACTGGCGCTGCTTTGCAGGCTGTTGTGCTGGTCAATGAAAGCCGTGCTATCGGCTACTGACTCTTGGCTAATATGCGCTTGCGTGACGCCGCTGTTCGATTGCGATATTCGGCTTTCCGACGCGTCGCTGTGTTGCTGGTATATCTCGGCATCGAGGGTGTCTGAGGCCGCCTGATTGATGGAAGCGGTATCCTCTTTGCCATTACTCTGGTGGATCTCTGCCTCGCCGGACAGCAGTTCCTCCTGTTTGATGGTGGCAAGGTTTGCCTGTGAGAAATGGGTTTGATTGACGATAGAGGATGTTGAGTGAACATCCTGCTGGCGAACCTCTACCTGGTTATGGTCACCCTCTGTCAGGGCTTGTATGTGGCTTTTTTTTGCATTCTGTTGCGATGCCTGGGCGTCGTTATGCGTCCCTTTCTGAACCAGTGTGACGCTATTATCTGCAGTGCTGTGGCCTGACAGGGTAAGCAACACGATTGCGGTAAAGACAAAGACTGATTGTTGCATGATATCCGCCCCCGTCTATCCCTGGTGTGATTGTTGCGTCCTGCGACAATGGGCACCGGTGCCGCTGAAAATCCTGGTTTGCGTGGCGTCTGGAAATTGCGTTATCGAATATTCCGATTTTGTAACAGCTGATAGTGGAGCGGAATTAGCCGGAATTACTGAATTTCAGGGGTAACCGCCCAGTGTGCGCCTGTTGGGCAGGTCCGGGCGTCCACAAGCTGGTTGTTGGTCTCCATGTATTCGGCGCCTTCTTAAACAAAAAACCGGGGCCTGAGCCCCGGTCCTGTTTGCAACAATCAGTTCTGGTCGATCAGGGCGTTGTTACCGCCGCCGCCAGCCTGATAGATGGATGCCATATCCATGGTTGAAGATTGCAGGATGGTTGCAACATTTTCGTTGCCCAGGGCGCCAACCCCGCTCTGCTCAATGTAGGCCCAGTTGTCCGGGCCGCTCTGGTTGATTGTGGCAATGCCGTATTCCGCCGGTGCGGTTTGTTCTACTTCGGCATAGTTATCAACGTCGGTCTGGTCAATGTCGATAACGCCGTTACCACCATGGGAATGGGCCTGGGCGTAGTTGCCGGAGGCTGATTGATCAACGGTCGCCACGTTGTCGGAACCGGATTGATCGACCTCGGCTTCGTTGCCATTGCCGGTCTGGGTCACGGTGGCAGAATTGCGGTCACCGAGGCCCTGGTCCACATTGGCAATGTGGTTGTCACCGCTCTGGTCAACGGTGGCATCGCTCAGCCAGGAGCCTTGCTGGTCGATATCTGCCATGTTGCCGCTGTCGGTCTGTGTAATCATGGCCGTAGAGCCGCCTGAGAAGTTCTGGGTGATGCTGGCATCGTTGCCGGAACCGCTTTGATCAACCACTGCATCGGATCCGAGAGAGATGTTGGTCTGGCTGACCGTGGCGTTGTGGTTGAGTCCGGTTTGATCCACATCGGCGGTGGCAAAGCTGGAGAGTGACTGATCAACAGTGGCAGTCAGCCCGCCGCCCAGTGTCTGGTCGATAGTTGCAACATTATCCACTCCGGCAGATTGGGTAATGCTGGCGCTGGAGAAGGCGTCAACCAACTGGTTGATGGTGGCAGAGGCATTGCCGGTCGCGGTCTGGGTGATTTCGGCGCTGGCGAACGTGGCTGCACCCTGGTTGATAGTGGCATCAGACCCGAAAGAGTCAGTCTGTGAAATAGTGGCATCGACAAATGCGTCCAGGCCTTGATTCACCGTGGCGGTGTTGAAGGCGCCGCCATCCTGGGTGACTGTGGCGGTAGCGGAAAGCGTGCCGTTCTGGTTCACTTCGGCGTCAGAGCCAAAGGAGCCACCCACTTGGCTGATGGAGGCAGAAGAGTTGAAGGTGTTGCCTTCTGCATCATCCTGACTGATCGTGGCGTTATTGGCACTGCCTTCTTGCAGAACGCTGCCAACCACGGAAGCACTGGAGTTCTGGGTGATGCTTGCCGTGTTGTCATTACCGGTGGTGTCCACCGATGCGGTTTGCGGGCTGCTGCTGTTGGTTTGCAGCACATCCGCTGTATTGTCATCGCCAACCTGGGATACGGTGGCGTCATTCAGATCGGTATTGGACTGTGTGGTTGTCGCGCTGTTGCCGTTACCTGTCTGGCTGGTGGTTGCGGTGTTGTCAGCGGCATAGGCACCGCTGACCAGGGCCAGCGTGATGGCGGCAGCCAATGGTTTGATTACGTTCATATCCCTTCTCCTCATTTTTCGGTATGCATCCTGCGACCCGAGGTAAAATGCTTGTTGTCTTGAATCGCACAAATTCAGTGTGATACAGGTCATGAATTTTAAGTATTGGTCCCAAAGCCCAATTTAAAATTTTATTTTTAATACGCTCAGATGAGAAAGAAGAAGGGTTTCGGGGCTGTTGGTATAGGAAGGATTTGCAGATCAGGATGTGATGGCTAAACGT
Proteins encoded in this window:
- a CDS encoding CsgE family curli-type amyloid fiber assembly protein, whose product is MKLQRHFLLVVWLGLTLSANSVVASGLESELGVVVDKTITPIGKRFHQQFAYQRHYLYPDTPFTVSIHEQPSARSGSIITIEGADTQLARFILSFASNWEDARVQALVQSVENQVRRLKLLNTLVDNPDLAKDGY
- a CDS encoding response regulator transcription factor, producing MDVSMAQGTRDESKTYLVVSHCNNLAIRLLAKSIENQRGVACTAITRDDLFCDQIQDDLVLINVLDFSSAEIERLLGRVQEKMPMCRVILVNADRKDNIFFLLNWPVVKGVIYQQDNDTLISKAIDVVCKGRSWFPRNYMDYLVRHRKTPTRCGHVFESLTSRERQMLDHVVRGMSNNEIADALCLSTHTVKAHLQSLYRKVGVKNRVGVMRWVHENHLEEEDR
- a CDS encoding CsgG/HfaB family protein, translating into MATLKIKGALVLACALSLSACVTPPLDPEAPALVEKSQVAQDLEKLPAPKGRIMASVYSFRDLTGQYRPAPASSFSTAVTQGAAAFLIDALNRSGWFLTLEREGLQDLLTERKIARAVVEKKQKQGAAIADVPDLFSSDILFQGGIVAYETNIKTGGLGARYLGVGASEQYRTDQVTVNLRAVDVRTGRIINTVSTQKTIYSKELQVGVYKYIDFKELLESEAGVTTNEPVQQCVKLAVEAAVAHLIVKGVLDGNWQLKNPDDMRSDIIEQYAVSFRQQ
- a CDS encoding curli assembly protein CsgF, which codes for MKRIFASAMLALSLPAAAVASELVYQPVNPNFGGNPLNGSHLLGSAQAQNDFKDPNASSSSFERPSELDRLTSSLQSRLLSQLLADVGDGNEGSIVTDDFAINILDDQGVLSILIEDINTGEVTQIEVDGLVPDTF
- a CDS encoding PaaI family thioesterase, producing MSDSRYHFRDIRVAETPEPGERAVLHRQLGRALAALNEQVLRLDASEESLRGYIEQVQSLSGALAEHGQRDYATTLRRLLDGEGSVDDVTDLVDFEILTGKASPISPPLELWLEEDRVRGKATFGPAFQGPPGRLHGGVIGLALDIVLAKTQDFVEQIGVTGTLKIRYLAGTPLGKPVEFEARPVRIEGRKLICEGSVWVDGQQTVAAEGIWISSRGDYRLKPEYADLEAAIRV
- a CDS encoding NUDIX hydrolase, whose protein sequence is MRFCSHCGHSDLQFTIPEGDNRPRYWCKNCQTIHYQNPKIVVGAVPVWDGKVLLCKRDIEPRKGYWTLPAGYMENGETLQEGAARETWEEACATVAIGDLYTVFNLPHINQVYVFFLGRIEDGKYGVGEESCDAGLFSLDEIPWDELAFPTIGRTLRFYIDDLQNGTFPVRCQDIAPLQRRPSED
- a CDS encoding YqfO family protein, which codes for MRELTYKLCFYVPETHVEQVKRAVFDAGAGHIGNYDCCAFQVRGEGQFRPLDDSLPFLGEQGEVEVVAEYRVETIVTESLLHAAISALRLAHPYEEPAIDLFRLEPLPA
- a CDS encoding PaaI family thioesterase gives rise to the protein MSEKKPEKTYGPFELRTAYATEPVPDDFVQRRRIGEAIRSLSERLIRVEADEATLTDWADQLEALVATVGEPERRDSRQANRKLFTGAATIGDLYHMMDYDPVGGGANPIAPQIDWLKESQDGVEGKLWLGQQYQGPPGRVHGGVVSWILDAVLSRAMHASFRLGVTGTLNIRYMAGSPIEETLHCRAHIVRQEGRKIFIEGGIWHGETQTVHAEGVWLTPKSLG